The Bacteroidota bacterium genome segment GCGAAAAAGGCAAATATCCTAACAAGATGATGAACAAAATCAAGACTACTGATTTAACTGTTGAAAAAACAAATTGAACTTTGCAGGAGAAAAAGGAAGAAGGAAATTTTCAACAGCATTTAAAGTCCGGATTGCAATTGAACGCTCAAAAAGTATGAATTGCCAGAGTGGGCAGGCAATCCCAAAGAAATAGGAAAACGATAGGCTACAATTGGCCAATAGTTAAAAGCATTTCAAAAAAATCGAAATTGGCGGGAGAATCTGGTTTGAGGTATTAAAAAGCACTAATAAATCACCAGCAATGGAACCAAATGAAGAAAATAGGTAATTACTTTGTTATTATTTTTTAGCAAATAATTAAAACAATAATTTTCCGAATTTTATCTCAATTACCTGTTATTTAATCTATTTGTTTACAAAATACCAAATTACTATAACAATATATTTAATGTTCATATTATTCCTTAATATTTTTATAATAAATTTAAATTGCTAAATGGAAATTCACACCAAAGCATCCAAAAATTACTTTTAAGCACCAATTCTTAACATAATATTTGTTCTTTTCAAATAGTTACAAAAACTGAAAGTCAAAATTTTGCTTTCATTTTCCCCAAAGTTATTTAAACCTTGGCAACAGAAAATAGTCAAAGTGAGAAATAAAAGGACAGAAATCATGAAGTGCTTATTATTGAATGTCAAATGTTTAGAAATGTTTAGGCATTCGTTTAAACTGGCTTCCCTAGTTATGCTTATGCTAATCTGGGGTATTTGCTCTCCGGCCGGTGTTGAGGCACAAAGGCGTGGAGGAGGCGGACATGGCAGACACGGCTCGCCCTCATGGCATTATTCCCGCATGCACCCCCGCGGAACTATAGTAAAACATAATTTTTCTCCTTCAAGAAGGATAGTTTATGGCGGCCGTGATTTTTATTTTAAACGGGGTACCTTCTATCGTCCTTATCATAGGGGCTTCAGGGTAATCGGGCCACCTTTCGGAATCAGAATAAGGGTTCTACCCAGAGGTTTTCTCAGATTTTACATCGGCGGTTTCCCTTACTTCTATTATGGCGGAACTTTTTACGTTGAACGGGAAGGCCAATATGAGGTTGTTGCTCCACCTGTAGGAGCTGTTGTTGAAAGCCTTCCTCCCGGATATGAAAAAGTCGAAATTGACGGGCAAACTTATTACCTGGTTGACGGAGTACAATATAAACCTATTCTAAAAAATGGGGAAATCTGGTATGAGGTAATAAAAAGCACTAATAAATCAACCGAAATGGAGCCAAATGAAGAAAACAGGTAATGACTTTGTTATTTTATATGAAATCAATAAATTAAAACAAACATAAAACCCCGAAAAATCGGGGTTTTATGTTTGTTTTTAATCATGTTCTTATCTTCTTCTCATTTCTCTATTACTTTTTG includes the following:
- a CDS encoding DUF6515 family protein produces the protein MLMLIWGICSPAGVEAQRRGGGGHGRHGSPSWHYSRMHPRGTIVKHNFSPSRRIVYGGRDFYFKRGTFYRPYHRGFRVIGPPFGIRIRVLPRGFLRFYIGGFPYFYYGGTFYVEREGQYEVVAPPVGAVVESLPPGYEKVEIDGQTYYLVDGVQYKPILKNGEIWYEVIKSTNKSTEMEPNEENR